Proteins found in one Sorghum bicolor cultivar BTx623 chromosome 1, Sorghum_bicolor_NCBIv3, whole genome shotgun sequence genomic segment:
- the LOC8056858 gene encoding U-box domain-containing protein 75 encodes MPQYQELPCGGQVLDIDTALKDGILGGALEPVDAAAGDAGKQPLELRKMMDELDAAGDGGGDEAVPAVFICPISLEPMVDPVTLCTGQTYERANISRWLALGHRTCPTTMQELWDDALTPNATLRQLIAAWFSRRYTRFKKRSADFHGRAADLVHSLRGTAVPRRQPLKGQARVAALRELRTLATTHQSVTKAIAEAGGVALLTSLLGPFTSHAVGTEAVAILVSGVPLDVDAKAALMQPAKVSLVVDMLNEGAAETKINCVRLIRILMDERGFRPETVASLSLLVGVMRLIRDKRHPDGVVAGLELLNSICAVHRPARSMIVSIGAVPQLVELLPELATECVEPALDILDALSAVPEGRVALKDCPRTIPNAVRLLMRVSEACTRRALSMLWTVCRMAPEECAPAAVEAGLAAKLLLVIQSGCAPELKQKASELLKLCRLNYTDTLFISKCKLTRTIQ; translated from the coding sequence ATGCCGCAGTACCAGGAGCTGCCCTGCGGCGGGCAGGTGCTCGACATCGACACGGCGCTCAAGGATGGCATCCTCGGGGGCGCGCTGGAGCCCGTGGATGCGGCGGCGGGCGACGCCGGGAAGCAGCCTCTGGAGCTGCGCAAGATGATGGACGAGCTGGACGCGGccggggacggcggcggcgacgaggcgGTGCCGGCGGTCTTCATCTGCCCGATCTCGCTCGAGCCCATGGTGGATCCGGTGACGCTCTGCACGGGGCAGACCTACGAGCGGGCCAACATCTCGCGGTGGCTCGCCCTGGGCCACCGGACCTGCCCAACCACGATGCAGGAACTCTGGGACGACGCGCTCACCCCCAACGCCACTCTCCGACAGCTCATCGCCGCCTGGTTCTCCCGCCGGTACACGCGGTTCAAGAAGCGCTCCGCGGACTTCCACGGCCGCGCCGCTGACCTCGTCCACAGCCTCCGGGGCACGGCGGTGCCCAGGCGGCAGCCCCTCAAGGGCCAGGCCCGCGTCGCGGCGCTGCGGGAGCTGCGCACCCTCGCCACCACCCACCAATCCGTCACCAAGGCCATCGCCGAGGCCGGCGGCGTGGCCCTGTTGACATCGTTGCTCGGCCCCTTCACGTCCCACGCCGTGGGGACCGAGGCGGTCGCCATTCTTGTCAGCGGGGTGCCGCTTGACGTTGACGCCAAGGCCGCGCTCATGCAGCCGGCGAAGGTGTCGCTCGTGGTCGACATGCTCAACGAGGGCGCGGCGGAAACCAAGATCAACTGTGTCCGCCTCATCCGCATCCTCATGGATGAGAGGGGTTTCCGGCCGGAGACGGTGGCGAGCCTGAGCCTCTTGGTTGGTGTCATGCGCCTCATCCGGGACAAGCGGCATCCTGATGGTGTGGTGGCTGGGCTCGAGCTGCTGAATTCGATCTGTGCGGTGCACAGGCCAGCGAGAAGCATGATTGTTAGCATTGGTGCGGTGCCGCAGCTGGTGGAATTGTTGCCGGAGCTAGCAACGGAGTGTGTCGAGCCAGCCTTGGACATCTTAGATGCCCTGTCTGCGGTTCCAGAGGGGAGGGTGGCGCTTAAGGATTGTCCACGGACGATACCCAATGCTGTCCGCTTGCTGATGAGAGTTTCGGAGGCATGCACGCGACGGGCGCTGTCGATGCTGTGGACGGTGTGTCGGATGGCTCCTGAAGAGTGTGCTCCTGCTGCCgtggaggcggggttggccgcGAAGCTGCTTCTTGTCATCCAAAGTGGTTGTGCACCGGAGCTGAAGCAGAAAGCATCTGAGCTGCTCAAGCTGTGCCGCCTCAACTACACTGACACCCTCTTCATCTCCAAGTGCAAACTCACAAGGACAATTCAGTGA